A window of the Kosakonia sp. BYX6 genome harbors these coding sequences:
- a CDS encoding dihydrodipicolinate synthase family protein, translated as MLKGNVPILATAFDEHGAVDFASIEKLVKFLLAQGIDGLALFGNASEGYALTSGEKEALFACVKRLTGALPLVAAAGGASSAVAIEDIQRVQRWGAQVAMVNPPSVVKPGPDEIYNFWRDICEACDIDIMIQDAPLMTGVNIAVPTLVKLCEDFPTIKYIKVEQPPTTLKITALKKALGDRVGLFGGLNGGFLYEELRRGIVGTMPACEFPEVINAILNAWQHNPRDAQALFYRYLPFLRYGVQPGIGVAVHKTVLHQGGIFATDVVREPAKRIDQVTRDELRDLTAALPLAVLEANQ; from the coding sequence ATGTTAAAGGGCAATGTGCCGATTCTGGCAACCGCATTTGATGAGCACGGCGCGGTGGATTTTGCGTCTATCGAAAAGTTAGTGAAGTTTCTGCTGGCCCAGGGGATCGACGGGCTGGCGTTGTTTGGCAATGCGTCGGAAGGGTATGCGCTGACATCCGGGGAAAAAGAGGCGCTGTTTGCCTGTGTGAAACGCCTGACCGGCGCGTTGCCTCTTGTTGCGGCGGCGGGCGGCGCGTCATCCGCCGTCGCCATTGAAGATATTCAGCGCGTGCAGCGCTGGGGCGCCCAGGTGGCGATGGTCAACCCGCCCTCGGTGGTGAAACCCGGCCCGGACGAAATTTACAACTTTTGGCGCGATATCTGCGAAGCCTGCGATATCGACATTATGATTCAGGACGCGCCGCTGATGACCGGGGTGAACATTGCGGTGCCAACGCTGGTGAAGCTGTGTGAGGATTTTCCGACCATCAAATACATCAAGGTGGAACAACCGCCGACAACGCTGAAAATCACCGCGCTGAAAAAAGCGCTTGGCGATCGCGTTGGGCTGTTCGGCGGCCTGAATGGCGGGTTTCTCTATGAAGAACTGCGCCGGGGGATTGTCGGCACCATGCCCGCCTGCGAATTCCCTGAGGTGATTAACGCCATTCTTAACGCCTGGCAGCACAACCCGCGTGACGCGCAGGCGCTGTTCTACCGTTATCTGCCCTTCCTGCGTTACGGCGTCCAGCCGGGGATTGGCGTGGCAGTGCATAAAACTGTGCTGCACCAGGGCGGCATTTTTGCCACCGACGTGGTGCGCGAACCGGCTAAACGCATTGACCAGGTAACACGCGACGAACTGCGCGATCTCACTGCCGCCCTGCCGCTGGCGGTACTGGAGGCGAACCAATGA